One stretch of Shewanella sp. Arc9-LZ DNA includes these proteins:
- a CDS encoding NADP(H)-dependent aldo-keto reductase, which translates to MEYQRIAHSNLEVSKICLGTMTWGEQNTQAEAFAQLDYAIGQGINFIDTAEMYPVPPKAETQGETERIIGNYLKAQGNRDNLVIATKVAAPGGKGDYIRKDMALDWRNIHQAVDDSLARLQIDTIDLYQVHWPDRNTNFFGEMMYEHDEEEHYTPILDTLEALAEIIKQGKVRYIGISNETPWGFMKYLKLAEKHDLPRIISVQNPYNLLNRSYEIAMSEISYREDVPLLAYSPLAFGALTGKYENNQWPEGARLTVFKRFARYNSTPMALQATQAYIDLAREFSLSPTEMALAFVNSRKFVAANIIGATNLHQLKQNIDSHKVSLSDELMIRINELSALYRFPCP; encoded by the coding sequence ATGGAATATCAACGTATCGCGCATTCTAACCTTGAGGTGAGTAAAATCTGCCTCGGCACCATGACTTGGGGAGAACAAAATACTCAAGCAGAAGCTTTTGCTCAACTCGATTATGCTATTGGTCAAGGCATTAACTTTATCGATACCGCTGAAATGTACCCTGTACCACCTAAAGCCGAAACCCAGGGCGAAACCGAACGCATTATTGGTAACTACCTTAAAGCACAAGGTAATCGCGACAATTTAGTGATTGCCACTAAAGTTGCTGCGCCTGGTGGTAAAGGTGATTACATCCGTAAAGATATGGCTCTTGACTGGCGCAACATTCATCAAGCCGTTGATGACTCATTAGCACGCTTACAAATCGACACTATCGATTTGTATCAAGTGCATTGGCCGGATAGAAATACTAATTTCTTCGGCGAAATGATGTATGAACACGACGAAGAAGAGCACTACACCCCTATTTTGGACACGCTTGAAGCCTTAGCGGAAATCATTAAGCAAGGTAAAGTGCGTTATATCGGCATTTCTAATGAAACCCCTTGGGGCTTTATGAAATACCTAAAATTAGCCGAAAAGCACGATTTGCCACGTATTATCAGTGTGCAAAATCCTTACAACTTGCTTAATCGCAGCTACGAAATCGCCATGTCTGAAATCAGTTATCGTGAAGATGTGCCGTTATTAGCTTATTCGCCGTTAGCCTTTGGTGCCTTAACCGGTAAATACGAAAATAATCAGTGGCCTGAAGGCGCACGTTTAACGGTATTTAAACGCTTTGCCCGCTACAACAGTACACCAATGGCACTGCAAGCGACGCAAGCTTATATCGATTTGGCCCGCGAGTTTAGTTTGTCACCCACCGAAATGGCCTTAGCCTTTGTCAATAGCCGCAAATTTGTTGCCGCTAACATTATAGGCGCCACTAACTTGCATCAGCTAAAGCAAAATATCGACAGCCACAAGGTCAGCTTATCTGACGAACTGATGATAAGAATTAACGAGCTATCAGCGCTATATCGTTTCCCTTGTCCGTAG
- a CDS encoding GNAT family N-acetyltransferase — translation MTENQQANTTKDGLQAPLIRMLQPHDDAALAAVIREVSAEYGLTPDKGFSVADKTLDCLSEVYQAEGSQYWVIEYQGKVVGGAGIAPLVKNGGVCELQKMYFSRAIRGQGMAKPLTRQCIEFAKQQGYQSMYLETTAVLVEALALYEKLGFSHCQHLGETGHDACEIAMIMSL, via the coding sequence ATGACTGAAAATCAGCAAGCAAATACAACCAAGGACGGCTTGCAAGCGCCCTTGATTAGAATGTTACAACCCCATGACGATGCTGCATTGGCCGCGGTGATCCGTGAAGTGTCTGCAGAATATGGTTTAACCCCAGATAAAGGTTTTAGCGTGGCCGATAAAACCCTCGACTGTTTAAGTGAGGTGTATCAAGCTGAAGGTTCACAATACTGGGTGATTGAATATCAAGGCAAAGTGGTTGGCGGCGCAGGTATTGCGCCATTAGTAAAAAATGGCGGCGTATGTGAATTACAAAAAATGTACTTTTCTCGCGCTATACGTGGTCAAGGTATGGCAAAGCCATTAACCCGTCAGTGTATTGAGTTCGCCAAACAACAAGGCTATCAATCGATGTATTTAGAAACCACGGCAGTGCTAGTTGAAGCACTAGCACTCTATGAAAAACTGGGCTTTAGCCACTGCCAGCATTTAGGCGAAACCGGCCATGATGCCTGTGAAATTGCGATGATAATGAGCTTATAA
- the yjjX gene encoding inosine/xanthosine triphosphatase has protein sequence MPTSPAIPQTLTIIVGSTNPVKINAAKQAIGQYFPDVHIDCTGMHAPSLVADQPMTEAETKLGAINRAQFCQANAKIVDQHADFYVAMEGGVDQFDQSPATFAYMAIIHNDTLSVGRSANLPLPLSIFNALQAGEELGKVMDRVFNTHNIKQKGGAIGLLTRGLATRESIYTQALVLAMAPFINAELFND, from the coding sequence ATGCCGACTTCTCCTGCGATACCACAAACGCTAACTATCATTGTTGGTTCAACCAACCCAGTTAAAATCAATGCAGCAAAACAAGCTATTGGACAATATTTCCCTGATGTTCATATTGATTGCACTGGCATGCATGCGCCATCACTGGTCGCAGACCAACCAATGACCGAAGCAGAAACTAAATTAGGTGCCATCAACCGTGCTCAATTTTGCCAAGCCAATGCAAAAATAGTCGATCAACATGCTGACTTTTATGTGGCAATGGAAGGCGGAGTAGATCAGTTTGATCAAAGCCCTGCCACCTTTGCTTACATGGCCATTATCCATAACGACACATTATCTGTTGGTCGAAGCGCTAATTTGCCGTTGCCACTATCAATTTTTAACGCTTTACAAGCAGGTGAAGAACTTGGCAAAGTAATGGACCGAGTATTTAACACTCATAATATTAAACAAAAAGGTGGCGCGATTGGCTTGCTAACTCGAGGTTTAGCCACCCGCGAAAGCATTTATACCCAAGCATTAGTGCTGGCAATGGCTCCCTTTATCAATGCGGAATTATTTAATGACTGA
- a CDS encoding ribonuclease H family protein — MAKKFYVVWAGRETGIFTSWDVTKRSVDKYPQAKYKSFATEAEAKAAFAKSPASSIGKSVPVKAAGRSSTEAAGAGTSTKTLSANQAVLSQFDVVIYTDGGCEPNPGKAGSGMAIYRKGELAELWFGLFNPNGTNNTAELNALHQALIVAKKVLDAGETVQIMSDSQYSIKCVCEWAYGWKAKSWTRKTGEIANLEIIKQAHGLYDAMKADLVLQHVAAHIGIEGNELADRMSIHAIDQQHKGFSQFTAPLDISKILALRTG; from the coding sequence ATGGCAAAGAAGTTTTACGTAGTATGGGCCGGTCGAGAAACGGGCATTTTTACCAGTTGGGATGTGACTAAGCGCTCAGTAGATAAATATCCACAAGCCAAGTACAAATCCTTTGCTACAGAAGCAGAAGCCAAAGCTGCATTTGCTAAATCTCCTGCAAGCAGTATAGGCAAAAGTGTGCCAGTAAAAGCGGCAGGTCGTTCATCGACAGAGGCTGCAGGGGCTGGAACATCAACCAAAACTCTTAGCGCTAATCAAGCAGTGTTAAGCCAATTTGATGTGGTTATTTACACCGACGGAGGTTGCGAACCCAACCCTGGTAAAGCGGGTTCTGGGATGGCGATATACCGCAAAGGCGAGTTAGCCGAATTATGGTTTGGTTTGTTTAATCCTAATGGCACCAATAATACTGCCGAGCTCAATGCGCTGCACCAAGCATTAATTGTGGCTAAAAAGGTCCTAGACGCGGGCGAAACCGTGCAAATCATGAGTGACTCACAGTATTCGATTAAATGTGTTTGTGAGTGGGCATATGGTTGGAAAGCCAAAAGCTGGACCCGAAAAACCGGTGAAATCGCCAATCTGGAGATTATCAAGCAAGCACATGGGCTATATGATGCAATGAAAGCCGATTTAGTACTTCAGCATGTCGCTGCCCATATTGGTATTGAAGGTAATGAGTTGGCAGACAGAATGTCGATTCATGCGATTGATCAACAGCACAAAGGGTTTAGTCAATTTACTGCGCCACTGGATATCAGTAAAATTCTCGCGTTGCGAACAGGCTAG
- a CDS encoding GNAT family N-acetyltransferase, giving the protein MTIRIGQHADLHALVQFNQAMAMETENLSLDTEQLTRGVEGLLTHPERGVYLVAEVDGEITGSLMVTYEWSDWRASNYYWIQSVYIRPQNRRQGIYGKLYQAVKDLAAENGGTASFRLYVEHDNKVAQKTYESLGMEQSHYLMYEENTK; this is encoded by the coding sequence ATGACAATAAGAATAGGCCAACATGCCGACCTGCACGCCCTAGTTCAGTTTAACCAAGCCATGGCAATGGAAACCGAAAACCTATCATTAGACACTGAACAATTGACTCGCGGTGTTGAAGGACTGCTTACCCATCCTGAACGTGGGGTATATTTAGTCGCCGAAGTTGACGGCGAAATTACCGGATCGTTAATGGTCACCTATGAGTGGAGTGACTGGCGCGCAAGTAATTATTACTGGATCCAGAGTGTGTATATACGTCCACAGAATCGTCGTCAGGGTATTTATGGCAAGCTTTATCAAGCGGTAAAAGACTTAGCAGCAGAAAACGGTGGCACCGCCAGTTTCCGTTTGTATGTTGAGCATGACAATAAAGTAGCCCAAAAAACCTATGAATCATTAGGGATGGAGCAAAGCCATTATTTAATGTACGAAGAAAATACTAAGTAA
- the mdh gene encoding malate dehydrogenase — translation MKVAVLGAAGGIGQALALLLKTQLPAGSKLSLYDIAPVTPGVAVDLSHIPTDVEVKGFAGQDPTDALVGADVVLMSAGVARKPGMDRSDLFNINAGIVRNLMEKVAVTCPKALVGIITNPVNTTVAIAAEVLKNAGVYDKNRLFGITTLDVIRSETFIAELKGLNVADVKVNVIGGHSGVTILPLLSQVEGVTFTDEEVAAMTTRIQNAGTEVVEAKAGGGSATLSMGQAACRFGLSLVRGLQGEANVVECAYVDGGSEHATFFAQPILLGKNGVEKVLPYGEISAFEANARDAMLDTLKGDIKLGVEFVK, via the coding sequence ATGAAAGTTGCTGTATTGGGTGCTGCTGGTGGTATTGGCCAGGCTCTAGCTTTACTGTTAAAAACTCAACTGCCTGCGGGCTCAAAGTTGTCTCTATATGACATCGCTCCTGTTACTCCTGGTGTTGCGGTTGACTTAAGTCACATCCCAACAGATGTAGAAGTAAAAGGTTTTGCTGGTCAAGATCCTACAGATGCATTAGTTGGCGCAGACGTAGTGTTAATGTCTGCTGGTGTTGCGCGTAAGCCTGGTATGGATCGTTCAGATCTATTCAACATCAACGCTGGTATCGTGCGTAACCTAATGGAAAAAGTGGCTGTAACTTGCCCTAAAGCATTAGTGGGTATTATTACTAACCCAGTTAACACGACTGTAGCGATTGCTGCTGAAGTATTAAAAAATGCCGGTGTTTATGACAAAAACCGTTTATTCGGTATCACAACACTTGACGTTATCCGTAGCGAAACCTTCATCGCTGAGCTTAAAGGCTTAAACGTTGCTGACGTTAAAGTTAACGTGATCGGCGGACACAGCGGTGTGACTATTCTTCCACTACTTTCTCAAGTTGAAGGTGTTACTTTCACTGATGAAGAAGTAGCAGCAATGACAACTCGCATTCAAAACGCAGGTACTGAAGTTGTTGAAGCTAAAGCCGGTGGCGGTAGCGCAACATTATCAATGGGCCAAGCAGCATGTCGCTTTGGTTTATCATTGGTACGTGGTCTACAAGGCGAAGCTAACGTTGTTGAATGTGCCTATGTTGACGGCGGCAGTGAGCACGCTACATTCTTCGCACAGCCAATCCTACTTGGCAAAAACGGCGTAGAAAAAGTATTACCTTACGGTGAAATCAGCGCATTCGAAGCTAACGCTCGCGATGCAATGTTAGACACCCTTAAAGGTGACATTAAATTAGGCGTTGAATTTGTTAAGTAA
- a CDS encoding PHB depolymerase family esterase: protein MRNKKYSLTMPLLLLGWIFSMLPAQATDTPYIPLTDFGDNPGALTSFYLPVTQGSNASPAGDLSLVVLLHGCIQDGVELANKSGLTSLALEHHFAVLVPQQSYDNNVKGCFNWFASQDTQIDSGEMLSIKNMIVTTQEKLAAKHVYIIGLSAGGAMASAAIVNYPNLFQSGAIIAGLPYPCADNLIKAISCMKQGPALSVEELAQFAKAIHPQQTRWPSLSIWTGDSDNVVNANNAQMLASQWQVLTQSNAKPTVSNESGYSISRWKDAQNNASIELVTINDFGHGIAVNPDIKHGGEESDYLLRAPISSVTEVIKLWGL from the coding sequence ATGAGAAATAAAAAATACAGCTTAACCATGCCGCTGCTTTTACTGGGTTGGATTTTTTCGATGCTACCGGCTCAAGCAACCGATACGCCTTATATCCCACTCACCGATTTTGGTGATAATCCTGGTGCGCTGACAAGCTTTTATCTTCCTGTGACGCAAGGCTCAAATGCTTCTCCTGCTGGGGATTTATCTTTGGTGGTGTTACTGCATGGTTGTATTCAAGACGGTGTCGAATTGGCTAACAAAAGTGGCCTAACGTCATTGGCGTTAGAGCATCATTTTGCGGTTTTAGTGCCACAACAAAGCTATGACAATAACGTAAAGGGTTGTTTCAACTGGTTTGCAAGTCAAGATACGCAGATAGACAGTGGTGAAATGTTATCGATAAAAAACATGATAGTAACTACTCAAGAAAAACTAGCTGCCAAGCATGTTTATATCATCGGGTTATCTGCTGGTGGCGCCATGGCGAGTGCGGCAATCGTCAATTATCCAAATCTATTTCAAAGCGGTGCGATCATCGCTGGCTTGCCATATCCCTGTGCCGATAATTTGATCAAAGCCATCTCTTGTATGAAGCAAGGACCAGCGCTATCGGTTGAAGAATTAGCTCAATTTGCCAAAGCAATACACCCTCAACAAACTCGTTGGCCTTCGTTGAGTATCTGGACGGGTGACAGCGACAATGTGGTCAATGCTAACAATGCGCAAATGCTCGCATCTCAATGGCAAGTGTTAACTCAATCTAACGCTAAGCCAACGGTGTCAAATGAATCTGGATACAGTATTTCACGCTGGAAAGATGCTCAAAATAACGCGTCAATCGAACTCGTCACTATTAACGATTTTGGTCACGGCATTGCCGTCAATCCAGACATAAAACATGGAGGTGAAGAAAGTGACTATCTGCTTAGGGCACCCATAAGCAGTGTGACTGAAGTGATTAAGCTTTGGGGGCTTTAA
- a CDS encoding TonB-dependent receptor: protein MKQNTIKMSCIALAISSVLSAQYAVAAEEQNNSGDKQPVLERIEVTARKTVESLQNVPVAVTSVSATELAENGISVMTEIQQFSPNTTLQSSRGTNSTLTAFIRGVGQEDPLWGYEPGVGIYIDDVYIARPQGAVLDILDVQRIEVLRGPQGTLYGKNTIGGAIKYVTKKMSGDSELSLKGTVGSYGQKDVKVAGQLPIVDDKLYVGFAFASLNRDGFGEFKTSALDGQDTENYNKDVMAGRLSVEYTPNDDLFMRFTYDKTQDDSNSKGGYRLLPSLLTDAPVPDSKYDSYTSMPTWNKVETEGWSATVEYNLNENWSVKSVTAKREGESLTNIDFDNTSLRIFDVPAIYEDEQFSQEFQVNYVGDNLNLVSGIYYFDGDSCGVFDAILEEAFKAYGGLTREVSGCNNSESYAAYVQGSYDFTEKLSMTLGGRYTRESKEATVYNGVIFDSIYPETGWYPGFVRDDALIESQIPKVLDDEETWSKFNPRVGLEYQVSDDMMVFTSYSQGFKSGTFNPRATGAEPAVDPETVNSYEIGMKSEWNDNLRVNATLFYLDHKDRQFVTVLPGEDSSDLNQRLGNIGKSTATGLELEVEYAATDSLNLFANLGLIDATFDEVISYDELGNKIDISDTYTITNTPDTTANLGFSYSIEADVGSFIINGNYYYRSDYDLAVVDNLLSQDGYGLLNFGVNWYSNDGHWNAGLHWKNVTDEEYLVGNYAFVTPTGNGDFTPGLGGDNTLIGYYGDPETISLTVGYVF, encoded by the coding sequence ATGAAACAGAATACTATTAAAATGAGCTGTATTGCCTTAGCCATTTCGTCAGTGTTAAGCGCGCAATATGCCGTTGCCGCAGAAGAACAAAATAACAGCGGCGACAAACAACCTGTGTTAGAGCGTATTGAAGTGACAGCACGCAAAACAGTTGAAAGCTTGCAAAATGTACCTGTGGCAGTGACATCGGTCAGTGCTACCGAGTTGGCAGAAAACGGCATCAGTGTGATGACTGAAATTCAGCAGTTTTCGCCCAATACCACATTACAATCTAGCCGAGGCACTAACTCTACGCTTACCGCTTTTATTCGTGGTGTGGGTCAAGAAGATCCACTTTGGGGTTACGAGCCTGGGGTTGGCATTTACATTGATGACGTCTATATTGCGCGTCCGCAAGGTGCAGTGTTAGACATTCTTGATGTACAACGTATTGAGGTACTTCGGGGGCCACAAGGCACGTTGTACGGCAAAAATACCATTGGTGGCGCAATTAAGTATGTTACCAAAAAGATGTCTGGCGATAGTGAATTAAGTCTTAAAGGTACCGTCGGCAGTTATGGCCAAAAAGATGTCAAAGTGGCAGGGCAGTTACCTATTGTTGATGACAAGCTCTATGTCGGTTTTGCCTTTGCGAGTTTAAACCGTGACGGTTTTGGTGAATTTAAAACCTCGGCATTAGATGGCCAAGATACCGAAAACTATAATAAAGATGTAATGGCGGGTCGCTTAAGCGTTGAATACACACCTAACGACGATCTGTTTATGCGTTTTACGTATGATAAAACCCAGGATGACTCCAACTCAAAAGGCGGCTATCGCCTACTTCCTAGCTTATTAACTGATGCACCAGTACCTGATAGCAAATATGATTCTTACACCAGTATGCCTACATGGAACAAAGTAGAAACAGAAGGGTGGAGCGCGACGGTCGAATATAACCTCAATGAAAACTGGAGCGTAAAGTCGGTCACAGCCAAGCGTGAAGGCGAGTCGCTAACCAACATCGACTTTGATAATACCAGCTTACGTATTTTCGACGTGCCAGCTATCTACGAAGATGAGCAATTTAGCCAAGAGTTTCAGGTGAACTATGTTGGTGACAATCTCAACTTAGTGTCGGGGATTTACTATTTTGACGGTGATTCTTGTGGTGTTTTCGATGCTATTTTAGAAGAAGCCTTTAAAGCATATGGTGGGCTAACTCGTGAGGTGAGTGGTTGTAATAATAGCGAAAGCTACGCTGCTTATGTGCAAGGTTCATACGACTTTACTGAAAAGCTATCGATGACATTAGGCGGCCGTTACACCCGCGAATCAAAAGAAGCCACGGTTTATAATGGCGTGATATTCGATAGTATTTATCCTGAAACGGGCTGGTATCCTGGATTTGTGCGCGATGACGCGTTAATTGAATCTCAAATACCTAAAGTGCTCGATGATGAAGAAACATGGTCTAAATTCAATCCGCGAGTCGGTTTAGAATACCAAGTGAGTGATGACATGATGGTGTTTACCAGCTACTCACAAGGCTTCAAATCGGGTACGTTTAATCCACGAGCAACAGGTGCTGAACCCGCGGTTGATCCAGAAACGGTTAATTCATATGAAATTGGTATGAAGAGCGAATGGAACGATAATCTTCGCGTCAATGCCACGCTATTTTACCTCGATCATAAAGACAGGCAGTTTGTCACGGTGTTACCAGGAGAGGACAGTTCAGACCTTAATCAGCGTTTAGGAAACATCGGTAAGTCTACAGCGACAGGCCTAGAGCTTGAAGTTGAATACGCTGCGACGGATTCACTTAACTTATTTGCTAATCTTGGCTTAATTGACGCCACTTTTGACGAGGTGATTTCATATGACGAGCTGGGTAATAAAATTGATATTAGCGACACTTATACCATTACCAATACCCCAGATACCACTGCAAACCTAGGGTTTAGTTACAGCATTGAAGCTGATGTAGGCAGCTTTATCATTAATGGTAATTACTACTACCGCAGCGATTATGACTTAGCGGTAGTGGACAATCTATTGAGTCAAGATGGATACGGATTGCTGAATTTTGGTGTGAATTGGTATAGCAATGATGGCCATTGGAATGCTGGATTACATTGGAAAAACGTCACTGATGAAGAGTATTTAGTGGGTAACTACGCCTTTGTCACGCCAACAGGCAATGGCGATTTTACGCCAGGGCTAGGCGGCGATAACACCTTAATTGGATATTATGGCGACCCAGAGACCATTTCATTAACCGTTGGCTATGTCTTCTAA
- a CDS encoding response regulator transcription factor has translation MSQIKVAIADDHPLFRAALTQAVLKSVNNAQVLEAENFQELIAIVEQHSDIELIFIDLHMPGNDGFTGLTLLQNHFPDIVVIMVSSDDQPEIIRKAINFGASAFIPKSANLTQISTAIDTVLEGGVWLPEHTNISADQHTAAEHQRLAKQLAQLTPQQYTVLANIANGRLNKQIAYDLNIKETTVKKHVSAILLKLEINNRTQAGLVFQQLMITSTENQQVDVQA, from the coding sequence ATGTCTCAAATTAAAGTGGCCATTGCAGATGACCATCCACTATTTCGTGCGGCGTTAACCCAAGCCGTGCTTAAAAGTGTTAACAATGCACAAGTGCTAGAGGCGGAAAACTTTCAGGAGTTAATCGCTATTGTGGAGCAGCACTCAGATATTGAGCTTATCTTTATTGATTTGCATATGCCGGGAAACGATGGTTTTACTGGACTGACGTTATTGCAAAATCATTTTCCCGACATTGTGGTTATCATGGTGTCCTCTGACGACCAGCCGGAGATTATCCGTAAGGCGATCAATTTTGGCGCCAGTGCTTTCATTCCAAAATCAGCCAATCTAACCCAAATATCGACGGCGATTGATACTGTGCTTGAAGGAGGTGTTTGGCTTCCAGAGCACACCAATATCAGTGCCGATCAACACACCGCCGCAGAACATCAACGTTTAGCAAAGCAATTAGCTCAACTCACACCGCAGCAGTACACTGTGCTGGCCAATATTGCCAATGGTAGGCTCAACAAACAAATAGCGTATGATTTAAACATTAAAGAAACCACAGTAAAAAAACATGTCTCAGCGATTTTACTCAAACTCGAAATCAATAATCGCACGCAAGCTGGGCTGGTGTTTCAACAATTAATGATTACTTCAACTGAAAACCAGCAGGTGGATGTACAAGCATAA